In Oryzihumus leptocrescens, the following are encoded in one genomic region:
- the sufU gene encoding Fe-S cluster assembly sulfur transfer protein SufU, with product MDLYQEIILEHSKRPHHAGLREPFGAQVHHINPTCGDEVTLRVRVEGEGADALVRDVSYDALGCSISTASTSVLTDEVIGRPVSEALQTFVAMRSMLTSRGADPGDEEAIGDGVAFAGVAKYPARVKCALLGWTAFTDALAQAGIDISATASQTPGHTTTPSQELS from the coding sequence ATGGACCTCTACCAGGAGATCATCCTCGAGCACTCCAAGCGCCCGCACCACGCCGGCCTGCGCGAGCCGTTCGGCGCCCAGGTGCACCACATCAACCCCACCTGTGGCGACGAGGTCACCCTGCGGGTCCGCGTCGAGGGAGAGGGCGCCGACGCCCTCGTGCGCGACGTGTCCTACGACGCGCTCGGGTGCTCCATCTCCACCGCCTCCACCTCGGTGCTCACCGACGAGGTCATCGGCCGGCCGGTGTCCGAGGCGCTGCAGACGTTCGTCGCGATGCGCTCCATGCTGACCAGCAGGGGCGCCGACCCCGGGGACGAGGAGGCCATCGGGGACGGCGTGGCCTTTGCCGGCGTCGCGAAATACCCTGCCCGTGTGAAGTGTGCGCTGCTGGGATGGACTGCGTTCACCGATGCGTTGGCACAGGCAGGCATCGACATCTCGGCTACGGCGTCCCAGACGCCGGGTCACACCACGACCCCATCACAGGAGCTGTCATGA
- a CDS encoding S66 family peptidase has protein sequence MVLRPVLSHTHHVHPGEKVAILSPSWAGPAAFPRVHELGLRRLREQLGVEPVEYPTTRRLGATPQERAADIHAAFADPEVRAVMASIGGSDQLLVLNHLDADLIRANPKPFFGYSDNTNLLIYLWNLGIVGYHGGSTLVHLGRPGAMHPVTLESLRTALFERKPVDIAPSPDFGDENGRWEEQVESTPEPPMRPGSGWRWHGEERRVVGPSWGGCLEILDMHLRSGRHILDPAAYRGCVLLLETSEEMPSAEYVYRVLMGMGERGMLGELAGVLVAAPKAWSFERPLDLPAREAYTREQEAAVLRAMGEYRPGVPIVTGVEFGHTDPQLVLPYGGEITIDPAQRRLTVAY, from the coding sequence ATGGTCCTGCGTCCGGTGCTGTCCCACACCCACCACGTCCACCCCGGTGAGAAGGTCGCCATCCTCTCCCCGTCCTGGGCCGGACCGGCCGCCTTCCCGCGCGTGCACGAGCTCGGCCTGCGGCGGCTGCGCGAGCAGCTGGGCGTCGAGCCCGTGGAGTACCCCACGACGCGGCGGCTCGGGGCGACGCCGCAGGAGCGGGCCGCGGACATCCACGCCGCCTTCGCCGACCCCGAGGTTCGCGCCGTCATGGCCAGCATCGGCGGCAGCGACCAGCTCCTCGTGCTGAACCACCTCGACGCCGACCTCATCCGGGCCAATCCCAAGCCGTTCTTCGGCTACAGCGACAACACCAACCTGCTCATCTACCTGTGGAACCTGGGCATCGTCGGCTACCACGGCGGCTCGACACTGGTGCACCTCGGGCGCCCCGGCGCGATGCACCCGGTGACGCTGGAGTCCCTGCGCACCGCGCTGTTCGAGCGCAAGCCGGTGGACATCGCCCCGTCGCCGGACTTCGGGGACGAGAACGGCCGCTGGGAGGAGCAGGTCGAGAGCACCCCGGAACCGCCCATGCGGCCCGGCTCGGGATGGCGCTGGCACGGGGAGGAGCGGCGCGTGGTCGGCCCGTCCTGGGGTGGCTGCCTGGAGATCCTGGACATGCACCTGCGCTCGGGCCGGCACATCCTGGACCCCGCGGCATACCGGGGGTGCGTCCTGCTGCTGGAGACCTCGGAGGAGATGCCGTCGGCGGAGTACGTCTACCGGGTGCTCATGGGCATGGGGGAGCGGGGGATGCTCGGGGAGCTCGCAGGGGTCCTGGTGGCCGCGCCCAAGGCCTGGTCGTTCGAGCGGCCGCTCGACCTGCCGGCGCGGGAGGCCTACACCCGCGAGCAGGAGGCGGCGGTGCTGCGGGCGATGGGGGAGTACCGCCCCGGCGTGCCGATCGTGACCGGGGTCGAGTTCGGCCACACCGACCCCCAGCTGGTGCTGCCGTACGGCGGGGAGATCACCATCGACCCGGCGCAGCGACGGCTGACGGTGGCCTACTGA
- a CDS encoding MFS transporter: protein MPSPAEPAPRRWLMLALGTAAQTAASTLLFGLPFLLPALREEDQLTLAQAGALVAAPSLGLVLTLILWGAFADRYGERLALWSGLGLTGVLALAAAPVDAPWARGLLLVLVGAAGASVNAASGRLVMGWFGADQRGLAMGIRQMGQPLGVAVAALLLPPLERAGGITLALAVPAVLCLAVAALLLVLAADPPRAEAAARDGARPRSPYRQSWALARVHLASALLVVPQFATATFSAEYLVAQQHWDAAAAGRVLAVVALAGALGRLAVGRWSDLVGSRLRPMRQVALLSALTMALVAVAIENGSPLVLAALAAASVVSVTDNGLGFTATAELAGTAWSGRALGTQNTAQNVAAFLTGPLVGALAGARGYGPAFAACVALPLLGACVVPVRAER, encoded by the coding sequence ATGCCCAGCCCCGCGGAGCCCGCGCCACGGCGGTGGCTCATGCTCGCGCTGGGCACCGCCGCGCAGACGGCTGCCTCGACCCTGCTGTTCGGGCTGCCGTTCCTCCTGCCAGCCCTGCGCGAGGAGGACCAGCTCACGCTCGCGCAGGCGGGCGCCCTGGTGGCGGCACCCTCCCTCGGCCTGGTCCTCACCCTCATCCTGTGGGGCGCCTTCGCGGACCGGTACGGCGAGCGGCTGGCGCTGTGGTCCGGCCTCGGGCTGACCGGGGTGCTCGCCCTCGCCGCCGCACCGGTGGACGCCCCGTGGGCCAGGGGGCTGCTGCTCGTGCTCGTCGGCGCCGCCGGGGCCTCGGTCAACGCCGCGAGCGGGCGGCTGGTCATGGGCTGGTTCGGCGCCGACCAGCGCGGGCTGGCCATGGGCATCCGGCAGATGGGCCAGCCGCTCGGGGTCGCCGTCGCGGCGCTGCTGCTCCCGCCGCTGGAGCGCGCCGGCGGGATCACCCTCGCCCTGGCGGTCCCGGCGGTCCTGTGCCTGGCCGTGGCCGCCCTGCTGCTGGTGCTGGCCGCCGACCCACCCCGAGCCGAGGCGGCCGCGCGTGACGGCGCCCGCCCTCGCTCGCCGTACCGGCAGTCCTGGGCGCTGGCCCGGGTGCACCTCGCGAGCGCGTTGCTGGTCGTGCCGCAGTTCGCGACGGCGACGTTCTCGGCGGAGTACCTCGTGGCCCAGCAGCACTGGGACGCGGCCGCTGCCGGACGGGTGCTGGCCGTGGTGGCCCTGGCCGGCGCGCTGGGCCGGCTCGCCGTCGGCCGCTGGTCGGACCTGGTCGGCAGCCGGCTGAGACCGATGCGACAGGTGGCGCTGCTGTCCGCGCTGACGATGGCGTTGGTGGCGGTGGCCATCGAGAACGGCTCGCCGCTGGTGCTGGCCGCCCTGGCCGCCGCGTCGGTGGTGTCGGTCACCGACAACGGGCTGGGGTTCACCGCGACGGCCGAGCTGGCAGGCACCGCGTGGTCCGGGCGCGCCCTGGGCACGCAGAATACCGCGCAGAACGTCGCCGCCTTCCTCACCGGACCGCTGGTCGGGGCACTGGCCGGCGCCCGCGGATACGGCCCGGCGTTCGCGGCCTGCGTGGCACTGCCGCTGCTCGGCGCCTGCGTCGTCCCGGTCCGCGCCGAACGCTGA
- a CDS encoding TIGR03086 family metal-binding protein produces MGMASNRSLLPVAAARFTAAVRAVPRDRWNDPTPCAEWSVRDVVNHMTGEHLWVPHLLGGQTLADVGDRYDGDNVGADPVAAWESAVTASLAAWQALPSDEEPVHLSFGLVPASLYASQMLVDLTVHCWDVARGAGLDERLVPEAVSAVLAFLEPQGSALAESGYFAAAVATSSADAQDRVLALSGRDPS; encoded by the coding sequence ATGGGCATGGCCTCGAACCGCTCGCTGCTGCCCGTCGCCGCCGCCCGCTTCACCGCCGCCGTGCGCGCCGTGCCCCGGGACCGGTGGAACGACCCCACGCCCTGCGCGGAGTGGAGCGTGCGCGATGTCGTCAACCACATGACCGGCGAGCACCTCTGGGTGCCGCACCTGCTCGGCGGGCAGACCCTCGCCGACGTCGGTGACCGCTATGACGGCGACAACGTCGGCGCCGACCCGGTCGCGGCGTGGGAGTCCGCCGTCACCGCGTCCCTGGCGGCGTGGCAGGCCCTGCCCTCCGACGAGGAGCCGGTCCACCTGTCCTTCGGGCTGGTGCCGGCCTCGCTCTACGCCTCGCAGATGCTGGTCGACCTGACCGTGCACTGCTGGGACGTCGCGCGCGGCGCCGGGCTGGACGAGCGGCTGGTCCCCGAGGCGGTCTCGGCGGTGCTGGCGTTCCTCGAGCCGCAGGGCAGTGCGCTGGCCGAGAGCGGCTACTTCGCCGCCGCGGTCGCCACGTCGTCCGCGGACGCCCAGGACCGGGTGCTGGCCCTGTCCGGGCGCGACCCGTCCTAG
- a CDS encoding metal-sulfur cluster assembly factor, with product MTDTTTSTTANVADVEEALRDVVDPELGINVVDLGLIYGITVDGQSHAVIDMTLTSAACPLTDVIEDQTAQALEGLVASHRINWVWMPPWGPDKITDDGREQLRALGFNV from the coding sequence ATGACTGACACGACCACCAGCACAACGGCCAACGTCGCCGACGTCGAGGAGGCGCTGCGCGATGTCGTGGACCCCGAGCTCGGCATCAACGTCGTCGACCTCGGCCTCATCTACGGCATCACGGTCGACGGCCAGAGCCACGCGGTCATCGACATGACGCTGACCAGCGCGGCGTGCCCGCTCACCGACGTCATCGAGGACCAGACCGCCCAGGCGCTCGAGGGCCTGGTCGCCTCGCACCGGATCAACTGGGTCTGGATGCCGCCGTGGGGCCCGGACAAGATCACCGACGACGGCCGCGAGCAGCTGCGGGCGCTCGGCTTCAACGTGTGA
- the ypfJ gene encoding KPN_02809 family neutral zinc metallopeptidase, with protein sequence MSFNDDAGLDTSQVESGGGGGGFPGGGLVVGGGAGGILLLILALVFGPGVLGGQDPSTAGGAGSAGSGGTSQGEITQRCRTGADANANVECRVVGTVNSVQSYWATALPRFFGTNYTRATTRLYSGAVPSACGTASNQVGPFYCPRDGKAYIDASFFTELTSRFGADSGALAQEYVVAHEYGHHVQDLLGVLDAAQQDPQGPESGSVRIELMADCFAGAWAHDASTTTDAQGNTYLKPLTQNDIRSALSAASAVGDDRIQQKAQGRVTPESWTHGSSAERQKWFLTGYRSGDPRQCDTLHATSLN encoded by the coding sequence ATGAGCTTCAACGACGACGCCGGCCTGGACACCTCGCAGGTCGAGAGCGGTGGCGGGGGTGGCGGGTTCCCCGGCGGCGGCCTGGTCGTCGGCGGCGGCGCGGGCGGGATCCTGCTGCTCATCCTGGCGCTGGTGTTCGGCCCGGGCGTGCTCGGCGGCCAGGACCCCTCGACGGCGGGCGGTGCGGGCTCGGCAGGCTCCGGCGGGACCAGCCAGGGCGAGATCACCCAGCGCTGCCGGACCGGCGCCGACGCCAACGCGAACGTCGAGTGCCGCGTGGTCGGCACGGTCAACAGCGTGCAGTCCTACTGGGCCACCGCCCTGCCCCGGTTCTTCGGCACCAACTACACACGGGCGACCACCCGGCTCTACTCCGGCGCCGTGCCCTCGGCCTGCGGCACCGCCTCCAACCAGGTCGGCCCCTTCTACTGCCCGCGCGACGGCAAGGCCTACATCGACGCCAGCTTCTTCACCGAGCTCACCTCCCGCTTCGGCGCCGACAGCGGGGCACTGGCGCAGGAGTACGTCGTGGCCCACGAGTACGGCCACCACGTCCAGGACCTGCTCGGGGTGCTCGACGCCGCCCAGCAGGACCCGCAGGGCCCCGAGAGCGGGTCGGTGCGCATCGAGCTGATGGCCGACTGCTTCGCCGGGGCGTGGGCCCACGACGCCAGCACGACCACGGACGCCCAGGGCAACACCTACCTGAAGCCCTTGACGCAGAACGACATCCGCTCGGCGCTGTCGGCCGCGTCAGCCGTCGGCGACGACCGGATCCAGCAGAAGGCGCAGGGCCGGGTCACGCCGGAGTCGTGGACCCACGGCTCGAGCGCGGAGCGGCAGAAGTGGTTCCTCACGGGGTACCGGTCGGGCGATCCACGCCAATGCGACACTCTGCACGCAACCAGCCTCAACTAG
- a CDS encoding ABC-F family ATP-binding cassette domain-containing protein: MIAATGIELRAGSRLLLADATFRIAAGDRVGLVGRNGAGKTTLTKVLAGAGSPAAGSVTTSGEVGYLPQDPRTGDLHVLARDRILSARGLDRIIRDLRAAEGSMASADDETRDKAMARYARLDEEFAARGGYAAESEAAAIASALGLDERILGQELVTLSGGQRRRVELSRILFSGAQTLLLDEPTNHLDADSIIWLRDYLRAYKGGLIIISHDVEMLDTVVNRVFHLDANRAELDLYNVGWKAYLQQRETDERRRKRERLNAEKKASTLLAQADKMRAKATKATAAQNMAKRAERLLSGIEGERVADKVAKLRFPDPAPCGKTPLRASGLSRSYGSLEIFTDVDLAIDRGSRVVVLGLNGAGKTTLLRILSGVDAPDTGDVEPGHGLKLGYYAQEHENLDTDRTVLENMKSSAPDLNETETRKVLGSFLFSGDDVNKPAGVLSGGEKTRLSLAMLVVSSANVLLLDEPTNNLDPASREEILGALKTYKGAVVLVSHDEGAVEALEPERVLLLPDGVEDHWNADYRDLIALA, encoded by the coding sequence GTGATCGCCGCCACCGGGATCGAGCTGCGCGCGGGCTCACGGCTGCTGCTGGCCGACGCGACGTTCCGGATCGCGGCGGGGGACCGGGTGGGCCTCGTCGGGCGCAACGGCGCCGGCAAGACGACGCTGACCAAGGTGCTCGCCGGCGCGGGCAGCCCGGCCGCCGGCTCGGTGACCACGTCCGGCGAGGTCGGCTACCTGCCGCAGGACCCGCGCACCGGCGACCTGCACGTGCTGGCTCGCGACCGGATCCTGTCCGCCCGCGGCCTGGACCGGATCATCCGCGACCTGCGCGCCGCCGAGGGCTCGATGGCCAGCGCCGACGACGAGACCCGCGACAAGGCGATGGCCCGCTACGCGCGCCTCGACGAGGAGTTCGCCGCGCGCGGCGGGTATGCCGCGGAGTCCGAGGCCGCCGCCATCGCCTCCGCGCTCGGGCTGGACGAGCGCATCCTCGGCCAGGAGCTCGTCACCCTCTCCGGTGGCCAGCGGCGCCGGGTGGAGCTGTCGCGGATCCTCTTCTCCGGCGCGCAGACCCTGCTGCTGGACGAGCCGACCAACCACCTCGACGCCGACTCGATCATCTGGTTGCGCGACTACCTGCGGGCCTACAAGGGCGGGCTGATCATCATCAGCCACGACGTCGAGATGCTCGACACCGTGGTCAACCGGGTGTTCCACCTCGACGCCAACCGGGCCGAGCTCGACCTGTACAACGTCGGCTGGAAGGCCTACCTGCAGCAGCGCGAGACCGACGAGCGCCGGCGCAAGCGGGAGCGGCTCAACGCCGAGAAGAAGGCCAGCACCCTGCTCGCCCAGGCCGACAAGATGCGGGCCAAGGCCACCAAGGCCACGGCGGCCCAGAACATGGCCAAGCGGGCCGAGCGCCTGCTGTCCGGCATCGAGGGGGAGCGCGTCGCCGACAAGGTGGCCAAGCTGCGCTTCCCCGACCCGGCGCCGTGCGGCAAGACCCCGCTGCGCGCCTCCGGGCTGTCCCGGTCCTACGGCTCGCTGGAGATCTTCACCGACGTCGACCTGGCCATCGACCGGGGCTCGCGGGTCGTGGTGCTCGGCCTCAACGGCGCCGGCAAGACCACCCTGCTGCGGATCCTGTCCGGCGTCGACGCCCCGGACACCGGTGACGTCGAGCCGGGTCACGGGCTCAAGCTGGGCTACTACGCCCAGGAGCACGAGAACCTCGACACCGACCGCACCGTGCTGGAGAACATGAAGTCCTCCGCGCCGGACCTCAACGAGACCGAGACCCGCAAGGTGCTGGGCTCGTTCCTGTTCAGCGGCGACGACGTCAACAAGCCGGCCGGGGTGCTCTCCGGTGGCGAGAAGACGCGGCTGTCCCTGGCCATGCTCGTCGTCTCCTCGGCCAACGTGCTGCTGCTCGACGAGCCCACCAACAACCTCGACCCGGCCTCCCGCGAGGAGATCCTCGGCGCGCTCAAGACCTACAAGGGCGCCGTCGTCCTGGTCAGCCACGACGAGGGCGCGGTCGAGGCGCTGGAGCCTGAGCGGGTGCTGCTGCTGCCCGATGGTGTCGAGGACCACTGGAACGCCGACTACCGCGACCTCATCGCGCTGGCCTGA
- a CDS encoding S53 family peptidase, giving the protein MQRIHRSCLALAAATTLVAATTVSAFAAPSGSGRTVLGDSVAPWATAAHRLGASATATTVDFRVYLGLHGDAASFATAVSTPGNPAYGHFLSGADFRARYSPTQGDVNAVTSWLKAQGFKVGHVPDNHRYVEAVGTVAQAASAFSTSFSDYSFAGATLRSNATPLSLPSSLPAVQAVVGLDESAALTQPQASPSAPPPDVFVNGRPCSDWWGQKTVQNTATPDGTTLPSTPSAFAPCGYAGAQLQGAYGLSGAIGSGTDGSGVTVAVVDAYASPTIVQDVETYSAKHGLPSLSGHFSQVVAPGTFTRPQNTRQDPQGWSGEETLDIEAVHTMAPGADIVYVGSPNNYQDMDAALNHVVDSHLADIVTNSYGFSSEALPRGYIKPMNDTLIQAAATGISVFFSSGDNGDETDGVAGATPTPDWPASSPWVTAVGGTSLGVSQSNGRVFELGWETGKSKLSNGAWTTPAYLYGSGGGTSRLFSQPAYQAGVVPSALSQRYGGAAMRVVPDVAAVGDPTTGMLVGQTQRFPDGHDAYSEYRIGGTSLSSPLYAGMFALAVQKAGHAFGLANPALYAARSATLDITKADLGSYPGAVRVDYVNGVDASNGYTYTARWFDRDDNLTIHVRPGYDDVTGLGSPTGQAWLDSLATYGG; this is encoded by the coding sequence GTGCAGAGGATCCACCGTTCCTGTCTTGCCCTGGCGGCCGCGACCACCCTCGTCGCGGCCACCACCGTCTCCGCCTTCGCCGCCCCGTCGGGCTCCGGCCGCACCGTCCTGGGCGACTCGGTCGCGCCCTGGGCCACCGCGGCCCACCGGCTCGGCGCCTCGGCCACCGCCACCACCGTGGACTTCCGGGTCTACCTGGGCCTGCACGGTGACGCGGCGTCGTTCGCGACCGCCGTCTCGACGCCGGGCAACCCGGCATACGGCCACTTCCTCAGCGGCGCCGACTTCCGGGCGCGCTACTCCCCCACCCAGGGCGACGTCAACGCGGTCACCAGCTGGCTCAAGGCGCAGGGGTTCAAGGTCGGCCACGTGCCGGACAACCACCGTTACGTCGAGGCGGTGGGCACGGTCGCCCAGGCCGCGTCGGCGTTCTCGACGTCCTTCTCGGACTACTCCTTCGCGGGCGCGACGTTGCGGTCCAACGCCACCCCGCTGAGCCTGCCCTCGTCCCTGCCGGCGGTGCAGGCGGTCGTCGGCCTGGACGAGTCCGCTGCCCTGACCCAGCCGCAGGCCTCCCCGTCGGCACCGCCGCCGGACGTGTTCGTCAACGGCCGGCCCTGCTCGGACTGGTGGGGCCAGAAGACCGTGCAGAACACCGCGACCCCGGACGGCACCACCTTGCCGTCCACCCCGTCCGCGTTCGCGCCGTGCGGGTATGCCGGTGCGCAGCTGCAGGGTGCCTACGGCCTGTCGGGGGCGATCGGCTCGGGCACCGACGGCAGCGGCGTGACGGTCGCCGTCGTCGACGCGTACGCCTCGCCGACGATCGTGCAGGACGTCGAGACGTACTCGGCCAAGCACGGGCTGCCGTCGCTCTCCGGGCACTTCAGCCAGGTCGTCGCCCCCGGCACGTTCACCCGGCCGCAGAACACCAGGCAGGACCCGCAGGGGTGGAGCGGTGAGGAGACGCTCGACATCGAGGCCGTCCACACCATGGCGCCCGGCGCCGACATCGTCTATGTCGGCTCCCCGAACAACTACCAGGACATGGACGCGGCGCTGAACCACGTCGTTGACAGCCACCTGGCCGACATCGTCACGAACTCCTACGGGTTCTCCTCCGAGGCGCTGCCGCGCGGCTACATCAAGCCGATGAACGACACCCTCATCCAGGCCGCGGCCACGGGGATCAGCGTCTTCTTCTCCTCCGGTGACAACGGCGACGAGACCGACGGTGTCGCCGGTGCCACCCCGACGCCGGACTGGCCGGCCTCCAGCCCGTGGGTGACCGCGGTCGGCGGCACCTCGCTCGGGGTCTCGCAGTCCAACGGCCGGGTCTTCGAGCTCGGCTGGGAGACCGGCAAGAGCAAGCTGAGCAACGGGGCCTGGACGACCCCCGCCTACCTGTACGGCAGCGGAGGCGGGACGAGCCGCCTGTTCAGCCAGCCGGCATACCAGGCCGGTGTGGTGCCCTCGGCACTGTCGCAGCGCTACGGCGGCGCGGCGATGCGGGTGGTGCCCGACGTGGCCGCGGTCGGCGACCCGACCACGGGCATGCTCGTCGGCCAGACGCAGCGGTTCCCCGACGGCCACGACGCCTACTCGGAGTACCGCATCGGCGGCACCAGCCTGTCCTCGCCGCTCTACGCGGGCATGTTCGCCCTCGCGGTGCAGAAGGCCGGCCACGCCTTCGGCCTGGCCAACCCCGCCCTGTATGCCGCGCGGTCGGCCACGCTGGACATCACCAAGGCCGACCTGGGCAGCTACCCCGGGGCGGTGCGGGTCGACTACGTCAACGGCGTGGACGCCTCGAACGGCTACACCTACACGGCGCGGTGGTTCGACCGGGACGACAACCTCACGATCCACGTGCGGCCCGGCTACGACGACGTGACCGGCCTCGGTTCGCCGACCGGGCAGGCGTGGCTGGACTCGCTGGCCACCTACGGCGGCTGA
- a CDS encoding HAD family hydrolase — protein MADVSSSSARPLVVGFDLDLTLVDSRERIMRSYIHALRDVGVEVSREDLEPHMGIPLTHTVAAVAPAVDADALVARYRRYYDDPSSPPTEPMRGAAEALGAVRDHGGRTVVVSAKYVPAVHAALAEAGLVDLVDAVYGELFAEDKSAALLEQQATVYVGDHPGDMAAATGAGALAVGVTTGSHDARALSAVGAAVTLEHLTAFPGWLRGHLAGR, from the coding sequence ATGGCGGACGTGTCCTCCTCCTCCGCCCGGCCCCTCGTCGTCGGTTTCGACCTCGACCTGACCCTCGTGGACTCCCGGGAGCGGATCATGCGCTCCTACATCCACGCGCTGCGCGACGTCGGCGTGGAGGTCAGCCGCGAGGACCTCGAGCCGCACATGGGCATCCCGCTGACGCACACGGTCGCCGCGGTGGCCCCGGCTGTCGACGCGGACGCTCTGGTCGCCCGCTACCGGCGCTACTACGACGACCCGTCCTCCCCGCCGACCGAGCCGATGCGCGGAGCGGCCGAGGCGCTGGGCGCCGTCCGGGACCACGGGGGCCGCACCGTGGTCGTCTCGGCGAAGTACGTCCCGGCCGTGCACGCCGCCCTCGCCGAGGCGGGGCTGGTCGACCTCGTCGACGCGGTCTACGGCGAGCTGTTCGCCGAGGACAAGTCCGCGGCCCTGCTCGAGCAGCAGGCCACCGTCTACGTCGGCGACCACCCGGGCGACATGGCCGCCGCGACCGGCGCCGGCGCCCTCGCCGTCGGGGTGACCACCGGGTCCCATGACGCGCGGGCCCTGAGCGCGGTCGGGGCCGCGGTGACCCTGGAGCACCTCACGGCCTTCCCCGGCTGGCTGCGGGGACACCTGGCCGGCCGCTGA
- a CDS encoding acVLRF1 family peptidyl-tRNA hydrolase, with translation MSSPAPVDARRIEVDPARIARWVAGFGERHGIPVWTAGEGTLTLTAPDGAQAVMEPWLPAGPCPDGDVEALPAWAEPPRAVGLVLVRRGGYAVGLAQGERLVAHKAGTRYVQSRTAAGGWSQQRYARRRGNQADALATAVADHALRLVLPGDPRALVVGGDRALVRDVLADPRLAPLAGLPRRELPDLPDPRLAVLEQALRRGRAVRVLVSDVS, from the coding sequence GTGAGCAGCCCTGCGCCCGTCGATGCGCGCCGGATCGAGGTCGATCCGGCGCGCATCGCTCGTTGGGTGGCGGGTTTCGGCGAGCGGCACGGCATACCGGTCTGGACCGCGGGCGAGGGGACGCTGACCCTGACCGCCCCCGACGGGGCGCAGGCCGTGATGGAACCGTGGCTGCCCGCCGGCCCGTGCCCGGACGGCGACGTCGAGGCCCTGCCTGCGTGGGCCGAGCCGCCGCGAGCGGTCGGGCTGGTCCTCGTGCGCCGCGGCGGGTATGCCGTGGGGCTGGCCCAGGGGGAGCGCCTCGTCGCGCACAAGGCCGGCACCCGCTACGTGCAGTCCCGCACCGCCGCCGGCGGGTGGTCGCAGCAGCGCTACGCCCGGCGGCGGGGCAACCAGGCCGACGCCCTGGCCACCGCCGTGGCCGACCACGCGCTGCGGCTGGTGCTGCCCGGTGACCCGCGCGCCCTCGTCGTCGGTGGTGACCGGGCGTTGGTCCGTGACGTCCTGGCCGACCCCCGGCTGGCGCCGCTGGCCGGCCTGCCGCGCCGGGAGCTGCCCGACCTGCCCGACCCCCGGCTGGCCGTCCTGGAGCAGGCGCTGCGCCGTGGCCGGGCCGTGCGGGTGCTCGTGTCCGACGTCTCCTGA
- a CDS encoding enoyl-CoA hydratase/isomerase family protein: MTSTETSRPHPHLRAERDGSLLTLTLDNPDRRNSQTPSLWRALAAVGESLDPAVRVVIVRAEGASFSAGLDRAMLTPQGAPGEVNVLGLAARGEEPLAEAIEGFQRGFAIWSQVPAVTIAAVQGHAIGAGFQLALACDLRVVADDVQLAMRETSLGLVPDLAGTSPLVRLVGYARALEICATGRFVYAEEAVRAGLASIAVPGDELDAAARDLAEALLGAPEAALRELKPLLQSAVHATPGEQQRSEREAQARLLTAMVRGGGKQA; encoded by the coding sequence GTGACGAGCACCGAGACCTCCCGGCCCCACCCGCACCTGCGCGCCGAGCGCGACGGGTCACTGCTGACGCTGACCCTGGACAACCCGGACCGCCGCAACTCCCAGACGCCGAGCCTGTGGAGGGCGCTCGCCGCGGTCGGGGAGTCGCTCGACCCTGCCGTGCGCGTCGTCATCGTGCGCGCCGAGGGCGCGTCGTTCTCCGCGGGCCTGGACCGGGCGATGCTCACCCCGCAGGGCGCCCCGGGCGAGGTCAACGTCCTCGGCCTCGCCGCGCGGGGGGAGGAGCCGCTCGCCGAGGCGATCGAGGGATTCCAGCGCGGGTTCGCGATCTGGTCGCAGGTGCCGGCGGTGACCATCGCCGCGGTGCAGGGCCACGCCATCGGCGCCGGCTTCCAGCTCGCCCTGGCCTGCGACCTGCGGGTGGTCGCCGACGACGTGCAGCTCGCCATGCGCGAGACCAGCCTGGGCCTGGTGCCGGACCTCGCCGGCACCTCGCCGCTCGTGCGCCTGGTCGGGTACGCGCGAGCGCTGGAGATCTGTGCCACCGGCCGGTTCGTGTATGCCGAGGAGGCCGTCCGCGCCGGCCTCGCCTCCATCGCCGTCCCCGGCGACGAGCTCGACGCCGCCGCCCGGGACCTGGCCGAGGCGCTGCTGGGTGCCCCGGAGGCGGCGCTGCGGGAGCTGAAGCCGCTGCTGCAGTCCGCGGTGCACGCCACGCCGGGGGAGCAGCAGCGCTCGGAGCGGGAGGCCCAGGCCCGCCTGCTCACCGCGATGGTGCGCGGAGGTGGGAAGCAAGCCTGA